GTGTGTTAAACACCAAAACATGTCTGGTTCAGATATCGGTGATGACCACAAAGAGTACTTCGCAGGTGAAAATGCGCTAAAAGCAGCTGGTGAGTTGAATACGTCGCACCAGTTTGACTAAAGAGCTTGACCCCTCCTAGCCTCCCCTTGGCAAGGGGAGGAACAGTTGGCTCGCTATCGCATTGCCATTTCTTAAAGAGCGACGTGACGTTAGGAACGAGCCCGAAGTTCTCCCCCTATATAGGGGGAGCTAGAGGGGGTAACCACAGCGCGCTCCCAACCCCCAACCTCCACAAAAATAACCACAGAGGCAGCCCTATGACCACTCAAACTCCCCCACATCTACAAGACGCAAAAGCCCTTCTATCAGATAAGGGATTTGCCACCAGCAACACGTGGTATCACGGCACCTCTTCTGCTCTCGTCGCGTCAATTCAAGCACAAGGGCTCAAACGCTCAGGTGATAAGGCGCTAAATGAAGTTGCTAAATCCACTATGGCTACTATAGGCAACCAATACACAGAAATCGTTGAGCCTGTATTCCTAACCCAAAGTAAAGAGCTGGCTTATTATTGGGCACAGCAGACTGTTCGTGAACGTAGCATGAGATTTGAAGGGGTCGAAGAGCCGATTGTATTGCAAGTCAACCTCAACGAAAAACAGCAGACAAGCGTAAAACCTGACGTGGGTGCTATGAGTTTATTGATGATGCGTGACGGCGAGGCTTATATGGCGTACATCGCTAAGTTATACCAAGACAACAATTTGGCAATTCCAGAGATCGACTTAAGAAATGCAGATCGAATGGCCTTTTTAGACACGCTTGGCATGGCATACATCGACCAAGATGTTAGCCGTGGGAGTATCGAAGTGCTCCAAGAGCCTGCAACTGCGTAACTCAATCTACTCTACACGACAAATTCTCAAACACCGAGCGCTAGGCTCGGTGTTTTACTCTCAGTGAGGTTGATACTAGATACGGATATAACCCGACGTATTTAGGCCATCGCCTTCATGAATAATTTTGCCGTCGATTTTGATGTGCTCTGGACACTCCAACGCTTTCCCCCACTTTAGTTCAAGCGGCATTTCAGTACTTCCTTTATAGAGGCAGGTTTTCACCTTTGTACTCACATAATCACGTATAACTACCTCTTTTTCACCGACATAAGCCCCATAAGTCACATCATCGTTGTTCGCAAACGAGAATGAAGACATCGAAATCAAGCACGCAGCCAGTACACATTGAGTTAATTTTTTCATCGTAACCACCCCACCTTAAAATCTGTAGTGAATAGCCGAATACTCCATCACCCCGCCTGTTGTTAATAAATATATCGAACAACATCGGAGTGATGAAAACAGATACCATCAGACAAACTGATACATATAGATAACTTGTTGATTTTCGATTAGCAATTCAAAGCAAAACCGCTCATGCATTCGATATTTAAATAGATAGTGGACACTTGAGCTCCATTACTTAGGTGATAACCTTTTGTTAACCCCCATAGCGATACGCTTGTTTTCAACAAGAAAAACACTATGGAGCAGCCTATGAACCTAACTAAATCCATTTTTACATCAATGCTCATCGCTTTAGTAACCTGGAGCGGCGTTTCCGCTCAAGAACAACCTAAAGTTAAAGCCAATACTGCTGGAACCACGAAGACAGAACTCCACTACTTTTACATACTGCAAACAAGAGCTGATTTAGACCATATTGAACTACTATGGAACGACGCCTATAAGAAACTTGAATCTGTCTCAAGGGATAACTTGAGCACCATTATCGTCGCCTACAAAGACCTTAGCCAAGATTTCGCCACCGCCGACATCACTATCGGATATCAATCGACTACTGCCGTCAAAGGCGAGAAATCAACTATCGAACTCAATCAGAACAAACAGGTTCTGCTTAGCAATGGAAGCCATGACAAACGTGCGATAGAAAGCGCTTGGAACGACATCGACTACCGCCGTGATATCGAGGTGATTATCGAAACACATGACCTCAATCAACACGGACTACCCGACAGCAATTCACTGACCGTCTACTATAAGGATTAGGAGCTAACACTATGGAAATACTGACTATGCTGTCCGAGTTTACAACGCCCGATTCCTTGTATTATTGGGAAACATGGATAGACGATAACTTCTTCCTGCTCGCCATGTTCGTCTTTGCCATCGAGCTTGTTCGCTATGCCTTTAAGCGTCGAATAAGCTGGCGGCTTATTGGTGACAGTACGACTAACTTCGTCACACTCGGCTTTCTATTTTTGATGGTCTTTATTGTTGGGCTTGCTTACGTTGGCGCCTTTCTGTTCGCTTACGAGAACTGGAGCCTCACGCACTTACCACTCACTGGCTGGACCGTGATTAGCTGTTTAATCCTTGCAGATCTTGCTTATTACTGGGAACACAGGTTTCTGCACAGCAATGGCTTTGCATGGGGCACACACTCCGTTCACCATAGCTCTCCATTTTTCAATATCTCGGTAGCATATCGGTTTGGTCCACTTGATTGGTTCTTCCCATTCTTTTTCCATCTCCCTTTGGTGTTGTTGGGTTTCCATCCGTTCTTAGTGTTAATGTGCGAAACCATTGTTCAGGTGTTCCAAACGCTGCTTCATACCGAAACGGTCAAACGTTTTCCGCGTCCTATTGAAGCCGTGTTCAATACACCGTCTCACCATCGTGTTCATCATGCGGCAAACAAGCGTTACTTAGACAAAAACTACGCCGGGATCTTGATTATCTGGGACCGAATATTTGGCACCTTTGCGAGGGAAGATGACAAGGTAAAGTACGGCATCTACCCTGCGGTTAATTCTGTGAACCCAATAAAAGTGCTGTTTCATGGCTACTGGAAGTTAGCTCAACAGATTTGGAACGCGCCGTCGTGGGCATATCGATGTCAGTTGCTGGTTCGTTCTCCGCATTGGGCGTGGGAGCAGTCACAAAAACGGCGACGCAGCGATGCGAATCCATCCTAGTTGATACAATAGACAGAGACTCATCGGTAAACAGGTAATTATGAGCAAGATAAACGCATTACTCATTGAAGACGATATCGATCTTGCTGAAGCAATCAGCGACTACATGGAAGTAGACAACATTGAGTTTGACTTCGCTTACAACGGAGTCAGTGGCTTAGAGCTTGCCTCAACCAACCACTACGATGTGATACTAACTGACATCAACATGCCTAAGATGAACGGCCTAACCATGACTCAAACCTTGAGGAATCAAGGAGTCGCTACGCCTATTCTTATGCTGACCGCTCGCGATACCTTGGAAGACAAGCTAACTGGCTTTCAAGCGGGCTCAGATGACTACCTCGTTAAACCATTTGCAATGGAAGAGCTCAAGGTCAGGCTGCAAGCCTTGGCTCGGCGAGGGCTCACATCGGTCAGTAAGCTCACTATTGGTGATTTATCTGTCGATTTACAATCGCATCTCGCAATTCGTGGAGGGCAGGAGCTTCGCCTTCCACCCGTTTGCTGGAAAATGCTCGCTTGCCTTGCAAAGCACAGTCCAAACGTGGTCTCAAAGTCCCAATTGGAACAGGCTATTTGGCAAGACGATGTCCCAGCGGCTGACAGCTTAAAGGTTCATCTTTTTAAATTACGGCAGGTTGTCGACACCCCTTTCGACACCAAACTCATTCATACCATTCATGGTGTTGGTATCGCCCTTAGAGAGAATCATGATCAGCATTAAAAGAGACGTTTATCTATTTCTATTCGGGTTACTTTTCCTCCTCGTCACGGCATACAGTATCATGGTAAGCCAGAGTTATTATCTTGGGTTAGAGGAATCTGCCAAGTATGAAATGCTCTATGAAATGCGTGCAGTAGAAAAATACTATCAAGAGAGAGGCACACTCCCAGACACCGAAGGTCGAACATTTCAGGTGTTCTCTAGTCTTGATTCCATGCCGACATATTTTCGCAAAAGCTTCGATTGGCAAGCGTTTGAGCCCGGTGAGATTTACGAGCACTACCTCGTTGCCAAAGACAATAGCAATGCTCATTACCTCTATGCTTCAACGCAAGAGGCAAAAGCCAATGGCAATATTCTTTACTTTGTCACCACATACGATGAATCCCTTTACTACCAACTCTTAGAGTCCGATGTCCCTGAGTCCTATACACAATTCAATCAGGCACTTTTGATTAGCGGAGCACTGCTACTCGCGGTTTTTGTCATGGTTAGATGGCTAATTTTCCGCTTAACACAGCCCGTGTTTCGGTTAGCTAAATGGAGTTCAACCTTAAACATCCAAGAGCCTCCACCCCAACAGAAGCTGCGCTACCAAGAATTAATTGGGCTTGCTGACACCTTGACACAAAGTATTGAGCGAGAAAGAGAGTCAATCGCGAGAGAAGAGACGTTTCTCAAAACCGCCAGCCATGAATTACGCACTCCAATAGCCACTATTTCAGCCAGCAACGAGTTAATAGAACGCGGTAAAGAGCACCTTTCACCAAGTCAAAAACGGGCGACCAATCGCATCAACCGTGCCACTGCGAATATGAATAACTTAATTACAGCTCTGTTGTGGTTAAGTCGAAAAGAGCAGCTTCCTATTCAAGTATCAAAGGTCGACTTAATAAACCTCGTAAACAAACTTGTAGAAAATAACCGCTACCTTATTGAACGTAAGGCAGTGGAGGTTGAGATCCTCGGTGACTCAGCTGATGAGATTGAACTGCCGCTTGAACTCACTCAAATTACACTAACGAACCTTGTCCGAAATGCTTTTCAGCACT
This is a stretch of genomic DNA from Vibrio maritimus. It encodes these proteins:
- a CDS encoding response regulator transcription factor, producing the protein MSKINALLIEDDIDLAEAISDYMEVDNIEFDFAYNGVSGLELASTNHYDVILTDINMPKMNGLTMTQTLRNQGVATPILMLTARDTLEDKLTGFQAGSDDYLVKPFAMEELKVRLQALARRGLTSVSKLTIGDLSVDLQSHLAIRGGQELRLPPVCWKMLACLAKHSPNVVSKSQLEQAIWQDDVPAADSLKVHLFKLRQVVDTPFDTKLIHTIHGVGIALRENHDQH
- a CDS encoding sterol desaturase family protein; amino-acid sequence: MEILTMLSEFTTPDSLYYWETWIDDNFFLLAMFVFAIELVRYAFKRRISWRLIGDSTTNFVTLGFLFLMVFIVGLAYVGAFLFAYENWSLTHLPLTGWTVISCLILADLAYYWEHRFLHSNGFAWGTHSVHHSSPFFNISVAYRFGPLDWFFPFFFHLPLVLLGFHPFLVLMCETIVQVFQTLLHTETVKRFPRPIEAVFNTPSHHRVHHAANKRYLDKNYAGILIIWDRIFGTFAREDDKVKYGIYPAVNSVNPIKVLFHGYWKLAQQIWNAPSWAYRCQLLVRSPHWAWEQSQKRRRSDANPS
- a CDS encoding sensor histidine kinase, giving the protein MISIKRDVYLFLFGLLFLLVTAYSIMVSQSYYLGLEESAKYEMLYEMRAVEKYYQERGTLPDTEGRTFQVFSSLDSMPTYFRKSFDWQAFEPGEIYEHYLVAKDNSNAHYLYASTQEAKANGNILYFVTTYDESLYYQLLESDVPESYTQFNQALLISGALLLAVFVMVRWLIFRLTQPVFRLAKWSSTLNIQEPPPQQKLRYQELIGLADTLTQSIERERESIAREETFLKTASHELRTPIATISASNELIERGKEHLSPSQKRATNRINRATANMNNLITALLWLSRKEQLPIQVSKVDLINLVNKLVENNRYLIERKAVEVEILGDSADEIELPLELTQITLTNLVRNAFQHCTDGQITIRVFKDGVLISNPATEQSDESSPSGFGIGLTLVEKICHQQNWSLRLEHSSSMYVTELMFGKCR